The proteins below are encoded in one region of Cololabis saira isolate AMF1-May2022 chromosome 11, fColSai1.1, whole genome shotgun sequence:
- the nln gene encoding neurolysin, mitochondrial isoform X1 translates to METKSSSRFSKHYLQMAEPYGLVPPVRDCSLAGNSSNTLRWDLSPNEIRIKAEDLIARVKKVYEEVGTLNLDNVSVENTLKAVANAKLDFASTRCPLGFLQYVFPNKEVRSASTEADKKLCEFDVEMSMREDVFRRITALQKKLQDNISPDEKRFLDRLVIQGERKGLHLSKDVQQEVKITSKLMSELSIEFNRNLNEDTTSLVLSEYELGGLADSYINSLQKTAEGRYIVRLESPLYYPLMKRCYIPETRKKLEMAFHSRCKEVNTPILEKLIQLRAKVAGLLGYHSHADYVLELNMAKNGSNVCDFIDAFYERLKPIGVEERKYILSLKKRECLMKGYHFDGQIHSWDLPYYMNQVEQRKFAVNKDKLIEYFPLDVVTKGLFGIYQDLLGLTFSKVEHADVWYENIQVHSAHDTETGEEIGQFYLDLHSRDGKYGQAACFGLRPGCRGPDGDRTIPVAALVANFSQPRKGFPTLLQHHEVETFFHEFGHVMHELCSKTAFSEFSGTQVETDFVEVPSQMLENWVWEKEPLRRISSHYKDGSPIPDDLLEKLIASRVANTGLMNLRQVLLSKVDLVLHSGSSADTAKVFAKLQQDIMGIPATPGTNMMASFGHLALGYDAQYYSYLWSEVYSMDMFFSRFKKEGIMNPKVGKEYRAVILEAGSSVDGMEMLKMFLGREPHQDAFFKCKGLM, encoded by the exons ATGGAGACCAAATCTTCTTCCAGGTTCTCTAAACATTACCTGCAAATGGCCGAGCCATATGGGCTAGTGCCACCAGTCAGAGACTGCTCTCTGGCTGGAAATAGCAGCAACACGCTGCGATGGGACTTGTCACCCAATGAGATCAGGATCAAGGCAGAGGACTTGATTGCCAGAGTGAAGAAAGTCTACGAAGAAGTTGGAACGCTAAACTTGGATAATGTCTCCGTTGAAAACACGCTGAAAGCCGTGGCCAATGCCAAGCTGGACTTCGCAT CAACCCGCTGTCCTCTCGGATTCCTCCAGTATGTTTTTCCCAACAAGGAAGTTCGCTCTGCAAGCACAGAGGCAGACAAGAAGCTCTGTGAGTTTGATGTGGAGATGAGCATGCGAGAAGATGTGTTCAGGCGCATTACTGCCCTGCAG aaaaaacttcAAGACAACATTTCACCTGATGAGAAGAGATTCTTGGACAGACTTGTTATACAGGGCGAGAGGAAAGGATTGCACCTGTCTAAGGATGTACAGCAG GAAGTAAAAATAACCTCCAAGCTCATGAGTGAACTCTCCATAGAGTTCAACAGAAATCTGAATGAGGATACTACCTCGCTTGTCTTGTCCGAATACGAGTTGG GTGGACTTGCTGACAGCTATATCAATAGCCTGCAGAAGACTGCAGAAGGACGGTACATAGTGAGACTGGAATCTCCCCTTTACTACCCTCTGATGAAGAGGTGCTACATTCCTGAAACGAGGAAGAAGTTGGAAATGGCTTTTCACAGCAGGTGCAAAGAG gtgAACACGCCAATCCTTGAAAAGTTGATACAACTCAGGGCGAAGGTTGCAGGTCTACTTGGTTACCACAGCCATGCAGACTATGTGCTGGAGCTTAATATGGCCAAGAATGGGAGCAATGTGTGTGACTTTATTG ATGCGTTCTACGAGAGGTTGAAGCCCATTGGCGTTGAGGAGAGGAAGTATATTCTTTCCCTAAAGAAGAGGGAGTGCTTAATGAAGGGCTACCACTTTGATGGGCAGATCCACTCCTGGGACTTGCCCTACTACATGAATCAAGTGGAGCAGCGCAAGTTTGCTGTGAACAAGGACAAACTAATCGAGTATTTCCCGCTGGATGTGGTAACAAAGGGTCTGTTTGGCATCTACCAGGACCTGCTGGGGCTCACGTTCTCGAAGGTGGAGCACGCTGACGTATGGTATGAAAACATCCAGGTCCATTCAGCTCATGACACCGAAACGGGAGAGGAGATTGGACAGTTCTACCTGGACTTGCATTCAAG GGATGGAAAGTACGGCCAGGCAGCATGCTTTGGACTTCGGCCTGGCTGCAGAGGACCAGATGGGGATAGAACAATTCCTGTGGCAGCTTTGGTGGCTAACTTTAGCCAACCCCGCAAGGGCTTTCCCACTCTCCTCCAGCACCATGAGGTGGAAACTTTTTTTCACGAGTTTGGTCATGTCATGCACGAGCTCTGCTCCAAG ACCGCATTTTCAGAATTCAGCGGAACTCAGGTGGAGACAGACTTTGTGGAGGTACCATCTCAGATGCTTGAGAACTGGGTTTGGGAAAAAGAACCTTTGAGAAGAATTTCTTCCCACTACAAGGACGGCAGCCCAATCCCAGACGATCTGCTCGAGAAACTGATTGCTTCCAGAGTAGCGAACACGG GTTTGATGAACCTGCGGCAAGTGCTCCTCAGTAAAGTAGACCTGGTGCTTCACTCCGGCTCATCTGCAGATACAGCTAAAGTGTTTGCAAAGCTCCAACAGGACATTATGGGCATTCCTGCGACGCCAG GTACTAACATGATGGCGAGCTTTGGCCATTTGGCCCTAGGATACGATGCTCAATACTACAGCTATCTGTGGAGCGAAGTCTACTCCATGGACATGTTTTTCAGTCGctttaaaaaggaaggcattATGAATCCAAAG GTTGGAAAAGAGTATAGAGCGGTGATACTGGAAGCTGGTAGCTCTGTGGATGGGATGGAGATGCTGAAAATGTTTCTTGGGCGTGAGCCTCATCAGGACGCCTTCTTTAAATGTAAAGGTCTGATGTAG
- the nln gene encoding neurolysin, mitochondrial isoform X2 — protein MPSWTSHQPAVLSDSSSMFFPTRKFALQAQRQTRSSKKLQDNISPDEKRFLDRLVIQGERKGLHLSKDVQQEVKITSKLMSELSIEFNRNLNEDTTSLVLSEYELGGLADSYINSLQKTAEGRYIVRLESPLYYPLMKRCYIPETRKKLEMAFHSRCKEVNTPILEKLIQLRAKVAGLLGYHSHADYVLELNMAKNGSNVCDFIDAFYERLKPIGVEERKYILSLKKRECLMKGYHFDGQIHSWDLPYYMNQVEQRKFAVNKDKLIEYFPLDVVTKGLFGIYQDLLGLTFSKVEHADVWYENIQVHSAHDTETGEEIGQFYLDLHSRDGKYGQAACFGLRPGCRGPDGDRTIPVAALVANFSQPRKGFPTLLQHHEVETFFHEFGHVMHELCSKTAFSEFSGTQVETDFVEVPSQMLENWVWEKEPLRRISSHYKDGSPIPDDLLEKLIASRVANTGLMNLRQVLLSKVDLVLHSGSSADTAKVFAKLQQDIMGIPATPGTNMMASFGHLALGYDAQYYSYLWSEVYSMDMFFSRFKKEGIMNPKVGKEYRAVILEAGSSVDGMEMLKMFLGREPHQDAFFKCKGLM, from the exons ATGCCAAGCTGGACTTCGCAT CAACCCGCTGTCCTCTCGGATTCCTCCAGTATGTTTTTCCCAACAAGGAAGTTCGCTCTGCAAGCACAGAGGCAGACAAGAAGCTCT aaaaaacttcAAGACAACATTTCACCTGATGAGAAGAGATTCTTGGACAGACTTGTTATACAGGGCGAGAGGAAAGGATTGCACCTGTCTAAGGATGTACAGCAG GAAGTAAAAATAACCTCCAAGCTCATGAGTGAACTCTCCATAGAGTTCAACAGAAATCTGAATGAGGATACTACCTCGCTTGTCTTGTCCGAATACGAGTTGG GTGGACTTGCTGACAGCTATATCAATAGCCTGCAGAAGACTGCAGAAGGACGGTACATAGTGAGACTGGAATCTCCCCTTTACTACCCTCTGATGAAGAGGTGCTACATTCCTGAAACGAGGAAGAAGTTGGAAATGGCTTTTCACAGCAGGTGCAAAGAG gtgAACACGCCAATCCTTGAAAAGTTGATACAACTCAGGGCGAAGGTTGCAGGTCTACTTGGTTACCACAGCCATGCAGACTATGTGCTGGAGCTTAATATGGCCAAGAATGGGAGCAATGTGTGTGACTTTATTG ATGCGTTCTACGAGAGGTTGAAGCCCATTGGCGTTGAGGAGAGGAAGTATATTCTTTCCCTAAAGAAGAGGGAGTGCTTAATGAAGGGCTACCACTTTGATGGGCAGATCCACTCCTGGGACTTGCCCTACTACATGAATCAAGTGGAGCAGCGCAAGTTTGCTGTGAACAAGGACAAACTAATCGAGTATTTCCCGCTGGATGTGGTAACAAAGGGTCTGTTTGGCATCTACCAGGACCTGCTGGGGCTCACGTTCTCGAAGGTGGAGCACGCTGACGTATGGTATGAAAACATCCAGGTCCATTCAGCTCATGACACCGAAACGGGAGAGGAGATTGGACAGTTCTACCTGGACTTGCATTCAAG GGATGGAAAGTACGGCCAGGCAGCATGCTTTGGACTTCGGCCTGGCTGCAGAGGACCAGATGGGGATAGAACAATTCCTGTGGCAGCTTTGGTGGCTAACTTTAGCCAACCCCGCAAGGGCTTTCCCACTCTCCTCCAGCACCATGAGGTGGAAACTTTTTTTCACGAGTTTGGTCATGTCATGCACGAGCTCTGCTCCAAG ACCGCATTTTCAGAATTCAGCGGAACTCAGGTGGAGACAGACTTTGTGGAGGTACCATCTCAGATGCTTGAGAACTGGGTTTGGGAAAAAGAACCTTTGAGAAGAATTTCTTCCCACTACAAGGACGGCAGCCCAATCCCAGACGATCTGCTCGAGAAACTGATTGCTTCCAGAGTAGCGAACACGG GTTTGATGAACCTGCGGCAAGTGCTCCTCAGTAAAGTAGACCTGGTGCTTCACTCCGGCTCATCTGCAGATACAGCTAAAGTGTTTGCAAAGCTCCAACAGGACATTATGGGCATTCCTGCGACGCCAG GTACTAACATGATGGCGAGCTTTGGCCATTTGGCCCTAGGATACGATGCTCAATACTACAGCTATCTGTGGAGCGAAGTCTACTCCATGGACATGTTTTTCAGTCGctttaaaaaggaaggcattATGAATCCAAAG GTTGGAAAAGAGTATAGAGCGGTGATACTGGAAGCTGGTAGCTCTGTGGATGGGATGGAGATGCTGAAAATGTTTCTTGGGCGTGAGCCTCATCAGGACGCCTTCTTTAAATGTAAAGGTCTGATGTAG
- the sgtb gene encoding small glutamine-rich tetratricopeptide repeat-containing protein beta, producing the protein MAVEKRLAFAIVQFLRDQTHCGALNSDEQESLEVAIQCLETTFKISSSDCHLAVAQPLGEIFLNALLKNDNITIPETSPSPEDIERAEQLKNEGNNHMKEENYRCAVECYTKAIDLDLRNAVYYCNRAAAHSKLGNYTEATSDCERAIGIDPTYSKAYGRMGLALTAMSKYPEAISYFKKALVLDPENDTYKSNLKIAEQKQKEASSPIAAGLGFDMASLINNPAFISMAASVMQNQQVQQIMSGMMSNAVGGPAAGVGGMSDISSLIEAGQQFAQQIQQQNPELIEQLRNHIRSRSFSGSAEEHS; encoded by the exons ATGGCCGTGGAAAAGCGCCTAGCGTTTGCTATTGTGCAGTTCCTAAGAGATCAAACACATTGTGGTGCTTTGAACTCTGATGAGCAGGAGAGTCTGGAGG TTGCGATACAGTGCTTGGAGACTACCTTTAAAATCAGTTCCAGTGACTGTCATCTTGCAGTGGCACAGCCACTTGGAGAGATATTCCTCAATGCTTTGCTCAAG AATGACAACATCACTATACCAGAGACCTCACCATCTCCCGAAGACATTGAGCGTGCAGAACAACTCAAGAATGAAG GAAACAATCATATGAAGGAGGAGAACTACAGATGTGCAGTGGAGTGCTACACAAAGGCCATCGATCTGGACTTAAGAAATGCAGTTTATTATTGCAACAG GGCTGCAGCTCACAGTAAACTGGGGAATTATACAGAGGCAACAAGTGACTGTGAAAGAGCCATTGGGATTGACCCAACCTATAGTAAGGCGTATGGGAGGATGGG TTTGGCTTTGACAGCCATGAGCAAGTATCCGGAGGCAATTTCCTACTTCAAAAAAGCTTTGGTGTTAGATCCTGAGAATGACACCTACAAATCCAACCTGAAGATTGCAGAGCAGAAGCAAAAAGAAGCTTCCAGTCCA ATAGCAGCTGGATTGGGGTTTGACATGGCCAGCTTAATCAACAACCCTGCCTTCATCAGCATG GCTGCAAGTGTAATGCAGAACCAACAAGTGCAACAGAT CATGTCAGGAATGATGTCGAATGCAGTTGGAGGTCCTGCAGCAGGAGTTGGCGGAATGTCAGACATTTCCAGTTTGATTGAAGC GGGACAACAGTTTGCCCAGCAGATCCAACAGCAGAACCCAGAGTTGATCGAGCAGCTGAGGAACCACATCCGCAGCCGTTCGTTCAGCGGCAGCGCCGAGGAGCACTCATGA